Proteins encoded together in one Onychomys torridus chromosome 1, mOncTor1.1, whole genome shotgun sequence window:
- the Ctr9 gene encoding RNA polymerase-associated protein CTR9 homolog, which produces MSRGSIEIPLRDTDEVIELDFDQLPEGDEVISILKQEHTQLHIWIALALEYYKQGKTEEFVKLLEAARIDGNLDYRDHEKDQMTCLDTLAAYYVQQARKEKNKDNKKDLITQATLLYTMADKIIMYDQNHLLGRACFCLLEGDKMDQADAQFHFVLNQSPNNIPALLGKACISFNKKDYRGALAYYKKALRTNPGCPAEVRLGMGHCFVKLNKLEKARLAFSRALELNSKCVGALVGLAVLELNNKEADSIKNGVQLLSRAYTIDPSNPMVLNHLANHFFFKKDYSKVQHLALHAFHNTEVEAMQAESCYQLARSFHVQEDYDQAFQYYYQATQFASSSFVLPFFGLGQMYIYRGDKENASQCFEKVLKAYPNNYETMKILGSLYAASEDQEKRDIAKGHLKKVTEQYPDDVEAWIELAQILEQTDIQGALSAYGTATRILQEKVQADVPPEILNNVGALHFRLGNLGEAKKYFLASLDRAKAEAEHDEHYYNAISVTTSYNLARLYEAMCEFHEAEKLYKNILREHPNYVDCYLRLGAMARDKGNFYEASDWFKEALQINQDHPDAWSLIGNLHLAKQEWGPGQKKFERILKQPATQSDTYSMLALGNVWLQTLHQPTRDREKEKRHQDRALAIYKQVLRNDAKNLYAANGIGAVLAHKGYFREARDVFAQVREATADISDVWLNLAHIYVEQKQYISAVQMYENCLRKFYKHQNTEVVLYLARALFKCGKLQECKQTLLKARHVAPSDTVLMFNVALVLQRLATSVLKDEKSNLKEVLNAVKELELAHRYFSYLSKVGDKMRFDLALAASEARQCSDLLSQAQYHVARARKQDEEERELRAKQEQEKELLRQKLLKEQEEKRLREKEEQKKLLEQRAQYVEKTKNILMFTGETEATKEKKRGGGGGRRSKKGGEFDEFVNDDTDDDLPVSKKKKRRKGSGSEPEGEEEEGGERKRKRRRRPQKGEEGSDDDDTENGPKPKKRRPPRAEKKKAPKPERLPPSMKGKIKSKAIISSSDDSSDEDKLKIADEGHPRNSNSDSDDDERPNRRASSESESDDNQNKSGSEAGSPPRSGRQESDEDSDSDQPSRKRRRSGSEQSDNESAQSGRSPSGGSENDSRPASPSAESDRESEQGSDNEGSGQGSGNESEPEGSNNEASDRGSERGSDDSD; this is translated from the exons ATGTCTCGGGGCTCCATCGAGATTCCCCTCCGGGATACTGACGAG gtCATTGAACTTGACTTCGACCAGTTACCGGAGGGAGATGAAGTTATCAGTATTCTGAAGCAGGAACACACACAACTGCACATATGGATTGCTCTGGCG CTGGAGTATTACAAGCAAGGGAAGACAGAAGAGTTTGTCAAATTGCTGGAAGCTGCACGGATAGATGGCAATTTGGACTATCGAGACCATGAGAAAGACCAGATGACTTGCTTGGATACATTGGCAGCCTACTATGTGCAACAAGCtcggaaagaaaagaacaaagacaatAAGAAGGACCTTATTACACAGGCAACCTTGTTGTATACGATGGCTGATAAAATTATTATGTACGATCAG aaccatttgttgggaagagcctgcttctgcctgctcGAAGGTGACAAAATGGATCAAGCTGATGCACAGTTTCATTTTGTACTTAACCAGTCTCCAAACAATATTCCAGCCCTTCTTG GGAAAGCTTGCATTTCATTTAACAAGAAGGATTATAGAGGAGCTCTTGCTTACTATAAAAAAGCATTGCGTACTAACCCAGGATGTCCAG cGGAAGTTCGTTTAGGAATGGGCCATTGCTTTGTCAAACTTAACAAGCTGGAGAAAGCTCGACTAGCATTCAGCAGAGCCCTGGAACTCAACTCTAAGTGTGTGGGAGCACTGGTTggtctggctgttctggaactcaacaATAAAGAG gcTGATTCCATCAAAAATGGTGTGCAGCTTCTTTCCAGAGCCTACACTATTGATCCTAGCAACCCTATGGTACTGAACCACTTGGCAAACCACTTTTTCTTcaagaag GATTATAGTAAAGTGCAACACCTGGCTCTCCATGCATTCCACAACACAGAGGTGGAGGCTATGCAAGCAGAAAGCTGTTACCAGCTGGCTCGATCATTCCACGTTCAG GAAGATTATGACCAAGCCTTTCAGTACTACTACCAAGCCACACAGTTTGCTTCATCCTCCTTTGTACTGCCATTTTTTGGTTTGGGACAAATGTATATTTATCGAGGTGACAAAGAGAATGCGTCTCAGTGCTTCGAGAAAGTTTTGAAAGCTTATCCCAATAATTATGAAACTATGAAAATTCTTGGCTCTCTCTATGCTGCTTCAGAAGATCAGGAGAAACGAGACATAGCAAAG GGCCATTTGAAGAAGGTCACAGAACAGTATCCTGATGATGTGGAAGCTTGGATTGAATTGGCCCAGATCTTAGAACAGACTGACATACAG GGTGCCCTTTCAGCCTATGGAACAGCCACCCGCATCCTGCAGGAGAAGGTGCAGGCTGATGTCCCTCCTGAGATTCTGAATAACGTTGGGGCCCTCCATTTTAGACTTGGAAACCTAGGCGAAGCAAAG AAATACTTCTTGGCATCACTGGACCGTGCAAAGGCAGAAGCTGAGCATGATGAACACTATTACAACGCCATCTCTGTTACCACCTCCTACAACTTAGCTAGGCTCTACGAGGCCATGTGTGAATTCCATGAAGCAGAGAAACTGTACAAAAACATTTTACGAGAGCATCCTAACTATGTCGACT GCTATCTGCGCCTAGGAGCCATGGCCAGAGATAAAGGAAACTTCTATGAAGCTTCAGATTGGTTTAAGGAAGCCCTTCAGATCAATCAG GATCACCCAGATGCCTGGTCTTTGATTGGTAACCTCCATCTGGCAAAACAAGAATGGGGCCCAGGCCAGAAGAAGTTTGAGAGGATATTAAAACAGCCAGCCACCCAGAGTGACACTTACTCTATGCTGGCCCTTGGCAACGTGTGGCTCCAGACTTTACACCAGCCAACCCGAGACCGAGAAAAG GAAAAGCGTCATCAAGACCGTGCCCTGGCCATCTACAAACAAGTCCTCAGAAATGATGCCAAGAACCTGTATGCTGCCAATGGCATAG GAGCAGTATTGGCCCACAAAGGATACTTCCGGGAAGCCCGTGATGTGTTTGCCCAAGTGAGAGAAGCAACAGCAGATATCAGTGATGTGTGGCTGAACTTAGCACACATCTACGTGGAGCAGAAGCAGTACATCAGCGCCGTTCAGATG TATGAGAACTGTCTCAGAAAGTTCTATAAGCACCAGAACACTGAAGTCGTGCTCTACCTGGCCCGGGCCCTCTTCAAGTGTGGCAAGTTACAGGAGTGTAAGCAAACTCTGCTGAAG GCCAGACATGTGGCACCCAGTGATACAGTTCTGATGTTTAATGTGGCCTTGGTCTTGCAAAGATTAGCTACCTCTGTCCTGAAGGATGAAAAGAGTAATCTGAAGGAAGTCCTTAATGCTGTGAAAGAGCTGGAGCTTGCACACAG ATACTTCAGTTACTTGAGTAAAGTGGGAGATAAAATGAGATTTGATTTGGCCCTTGCTGCCTCTGAAGCCAG GCAGTGCTCCGACTTACTGAGCCAGGCCCAGTACCATGTGGCCCGGGCACGCAAGCAGGATGAGGAAGAACGGGAGCTGCGGGCCaagcaggagcaggagaaggagctcCTAAGACAGAAGCTTCTCAAAGAGCAG GAAGAGAAACGtctcagagaaaaggaagagcaaaAGAAACTTTTGGAGCAGCGGGCTCAGTACGTGGAGAAGACCAAAAATATCCTCATGTTCACTGGCGAGACTGAAGcaacaaaggagaagaaaagaggtggaggtggaggacgG CGTTCTAAGAAAGGAGGCGAGTTTGATGAATTTGTCAATGACGACACCGATGACGACCTCCCTGtatccaaaaagaagaaaagaaggaagggcagTGGCAGTGAACCAGAAGGCGAAgaggaggaaggtggagagaggaagaggaagaggaggagaag ACCTcagaagggagaagaagggtcTGACGATGATGATacagaaaatggccccaaacCAAAGAAACGCCGTCCACCAAGAGCAGAGAAGAAGAAGGCT CCCAAGCCAGAACGCCTGCCTCCTTCaatgaagggaaaaataaaatccaaagccATTATATCATCGAGCGACGATTCTTCAGATGAGGATAAACTGAAGATTGCTGATGAAGG ACATCCCAGGAACAGCAACAGTGATTCCGATGATGACGAGCGACCCAATAGACGGGCCTCCTCTGAGAGCGAGTCAGATGACAACCAGAACAAGTCTGGCAGCGAGGCCGGCAGCCCTCCGCGGTCCGGAAGACAGGAGTCGGATGAGGATTCCGACAGTGACCAGCCATCCAGAAAGAGAAGGCGCTCGGGCTCTGAGCAGTCGGACAATGAGTCTGCGCAGTCTGGGAGAAGCCCCTCCGGAGGTTCAGAAAACGATTCTCGCCCGGCTTCTCCAAGTGCAGAGTCGGACCGTGAATCGGAGCAGGGATCTGATAACGAGGGTTCTGGCCAAGGCTCTGGAAATGAATCGGAACCAGAGGGCTCAAACAATGAGGCCTCAGACCGAGGCTCAGAACGTGGATCAGATGATAGTGACTAG